The proteins below are encoded in one region of Romeriopsis navalis LEGE 11480:
- a CDS encoding Ycf66 family protein yields the protein MGFGTPLSLVIGLILISGGLVLFFLGNFRPDLKRDSDSIYGVLGILAGILGVVSFNKDIVPSIEQLLLAGMCIFLMWENIQNRTPNPDAKRSFSGDGRRDDDRAPSRRPYRAERAPEYDEFAPPPRSNAGLRGEYEGAAGYGRNDGYQDRSL from the coding sequence GTGGGTTTTGGTACTCCACTCAGTCTGGTCATTGGACTAATCTTGATCTCCGGCGGACTCGTCCTATTTTTCTTAGGCAATTTCCGACCGGACCTGAAACGAGATTCCGACAGTATCTATGGTGTGCTCGGCATTCTCGCTGGTATCTTAGGTGTCGTCTCGTTTAATAAAGACATCGTGCCATCGATCGAACAGCTGTTGCTGGCGGGGATGTGTATCTTTCTGATGTGGGAAAATATCCAAAATCGCACGCCCAATCCGGATGCGAAACGCAGTTTTTCTGGCGATGGTCGTCGGGATGATGATCGTGCGCCTAGCCGTCGTCCGTACCGGGCAGAGCGCGCTCCGGAATATGATGAATTTGCTCCACCACCGCGTAGTAATGCCGGACTGCGTGGTGAGTATGAAGGGGCGGCTGGCTATGGCCGTAATGACGGTTATCAAGACCGTAGTTTGC